The sequence ACTAGCAGGAAATAGCTGACAGCTTTGTTCTTGTATGACTGCAGCATATCATGGACAGAGTGCTGCCCCCATAGCAGCACAGTTGCATCCACACGTTATGTTCTGGTGAGGCATCAGTCAGAACATTAACctttcaaaaatcttttctttcccttctgcacaaaagctgatttttttgtgctaataacaaaaaataccGTTAAGAGTAATTTCTTATGCCAGCTCAGTCTAAATATCAATGGCTCTGAGAACATTATGAGGTATAATTTGTGTCTTCAATGTGTTTTCAAAGCATTGTTTTTCCTCCCTGCGTACAGCTGCATTCCATGATGTTGAGAGGAGTTGCTCACAGTGCAAAAGATACAGTTACATTACTGTTGGCAAGATGTCACTGCAGTAGCCCTGCATTGAATTTTTTGTCTTTGCGGCCTGAGGTAACAAACAGAAGCTTCTTAATCCATTCAAGATACACAACTGATACAAAGccaagagaggaaaataaaaaaaccatTGAGGAGCTCCACAGACTGTCAGTTGACATTAAGAAAATACGCAGAGGAAAGGAATGGGTCCTTCTCCAGGAGGTGGCCTACGTTCCAGAAATCGCCAGAATTCTACGAGAAATGGGTGCGGATGAGCCTGCTATAGCCAGTATCTTGGAACGCTGCCCAGAGGCAATGCTGCGTAGTCCTGCAGAGGTGAACTCTCAAAGAGCTCTGTGGCAACTGGTATGCCAGAAGGAAAACCAGCTGATTAAATTAATAGAGCAGTTTCCAGATTCTTTCTTTACTACTGGGTATCACGAGAACCAGAAAgcaaatattctattttttcagGAACTGggacttaaaaataatataatcaCCAGGTTCTTGACAAGCGCACCCAATATCTTCCACAATccagctgagaaaaacaaacacgtGATAGAGACGTTACAAAGAAATTACTTAAGCTTAGGAGGTTCTGATGCAAATATGAAGATCTGGATACTGAAGTTACTGAGCcaaaatccatttattttgttaagtACCTCCTCAGCAATTCAGGAAAACTTGGAATTTCTGCAAAAGAGTGATTTCACTGACCACGAAGTCCTACAGCTGCTGTCCAAACttaaaggttttatttttcagcttacACCCTCCACTATGCAGAAGAGCATGCTTTTTTCCAAAAACGTCTTTAAGTGCAGCGATCAAGAATTCAAACAACTGGTGCTGAAATGCCCAGCCCTTCTCTATTATTCTGTTCCAATTCTAGAAGAAAGACTTGAAGGACTGCTGAAGGAAGGAATTTCTATAGCACAGATTAGAGAGACACCAATGGTGCTGGAGTTGACGACACAAATTGTTCAGTACAGGATTAAAAAACTCTCTGCTTTGGGATACAATATAAAGAGTGGAAGTCTAGAAAACTTGAATGGTACTAAGAAAGATTTTGAAGCAAATTATGGTAAGATACAATCAAAGAAGGAGAGACCAATGTTTAATCCTGTTGCTCCTCTAAACATTGAAGATTAATTTGAAAACTGTACTTAAAATTATGCAAGTGAGAATGATCAAAGAGAAAAGAGGTTTTGGTTCTTTGATAGGAGTTAAAGCAAAAGTCATCTTAACCAGATTGTAGTCTTATGCTGTCCTTTGTCGTGGAGCGGGCTTTATGCACAACTTCATTATAAAATTGCAGCTTTTTAATGCTGGTTATGGGAAAGGTTGATTAATCCTTTACataaggattatttttttttctcccagggAGCatcttatatatatttttggctCTGATTTCCTTATCTGCCTGGCCTCCAGCTTCTGTGGCTTTTCAGCTCCATCACTGCACTGTCTGTGGTAGTGCTTAGCGTAATCTttatctgagaaagaaaaggaggattATTTTGCCAGTAATATGAATCCACCCACTGGTCCACTGCCTTTGGAGATGTATTTCGAGTTCCATTCCTTATTGCTGCAGGAAGTGGCTATAGTTCCTGCATCCTGAAATGAAGAATTGAAGCAGATGTGACTTTTGGGTGGCAGGAACCAGCTCCAGCATAGTCTGAAATAGGCAGAATACAGCATTTGTATTTAGCAGCTGCTATGGTAATACCCTAGTGTGTTCATTTACAAACCATAATGCAAAGAAACTACTAGACAACCTCCTTGAAATTTCCACGACTATAGAAACTGACTCCTATTACAAAAGGATGGGGATCAGaaggaaatacatttattgCTGTTACATGgttgttcatttcttttctagCAAGGCATGGGGAGAGAAAAGGTTATGGAGTGAGTTAAACGAGTCTCACATGACTGAAAAAGTCTTATTTTTGTATGGTATAACAGAACTAGAGTCTGAGCACACTGGTGATTAAAAGTGACCATCAGATTTGCAAACAGCTGCCATAGTTTCTAAGTATATGGGTGACAGTTTCTCATGTATCACTGTAATTGTTGACAAGTGctggcttttaaaataatacctGTCCTACAGTGTTTAAATCCTTGggggatttttatttattttcatttatgggctgtgaataaaaataaaaaaaagtagtagCACCATTAAAGTTCCTCTCAATAAAATTAGATTCAGCAATATTACatgtaaaaaataaaggcagactTTCTTAAGCAGCTGTTCTATACAGATTCCCCTTTGGCATCAAGAGCTAAACCAGCCACACCCTCACCCCAGGCCATCCAAATCCTGGGTTCCTTCTCTTGAAGAGagctttaaaatacagaagaacaGTGGTATTGAATTACTTATCTAGAAGGTGAGCTGCAAGGTGATGCCACACAGCCTGCCACATTACCTAGTGCAAAATCTGGTCAAAGCTGTGACGGGTTGCCAGCAGGTCATGGAGGTGAGCTCTGGCCAGAGCACACGTGGTGGCAGCCAGAATTCAAGTGACACCACCACCAGGCACCACAGATGTTCACCTGTTTTACTAAGCCATTTCTTGGCTGACTCTTCAAAACACACAGTTGATTTATAAGAGGGAGCAGAGACAGCCTTTGTCACTGTCTGCCTGTCCTCCAGCACTCAGCTTTTACTACGATCACCATATTTTGATTCAAAAGCCTCCATCCCTCAGACAGAAGGGAGCATTTCAGCTCTTTGGAGGTATTCATAATACCATTTACTGTAATGCTGAGCCCCAGAAACAAGCAGTCATTCAGGATGAAAAGGAAACTGAGACATAAGAGAATGTTttccataaaaaaaattagcatttcTACTGGTATCTGGTTATACAATTCCTGCTACTGCTATTCCCATCATGTAAAGTACTCCCAGAAGCAATGAAAGAAATACgtcattttcctgtttcctcAACAGTCACTGCCAGTTGTTGCAAAAGCATTTTCCCTTCTGcaagtttcaaaacaaaagcataaagaCTCCTTTTCTATACCAGCCGGCCAAAACTCATTCAGCCCTTCATCCATAAGTATGCCTGAGGCCCACCTTCGCTCTTCCCAAGATATATTCAATAACAAAATCTCAGATAAGCCCTTGATTACCAGAACATTACTCAGTGACTGCTAAGCGTTGAAATCCTCTTCTTAATCTCTGCTGTTACAGCAAACGTGAACATAAAGTCATTAACACTAGAAatgaccactaagatcatctaggcCAACCATCAGTCCATCCCCACCGTACCCACTGAtatccacacggttctggaacacccccagggacagtgactccaccacctccctgggcagcctgtgccactgcagcaccactttttctgggaagaaattgttcctaacatccaacctgagccaCCCCCAGTGCAAGTTGAGGctattccctctcatcctattgctgttatctgggagaaCAGGCTGATCCCCCACCTTCTCAAAGTCTGTGGCCCAGCCTTTCTTTGCAAAGCTAGCAGTCGTGCATACAAATCATCTTCATAAACATTTCCCCTTTTGAAATGGGGGGGCTGGGAAAGTGagagttaaaaaacaaaagttccATATTCTATTCAACTTCCTACAATCTTCAAAGTGGGTATTGCCAATCCTCAGTTcccaggagaaaaacaaaacaaaacacaaacagtgAAGATGATTTTGCATTGTGTCTGTGCACGGCCAACACCACAGTGAAGTGTGGGTTTTGTTAACAGCAGCTTGGTGCTATTTAGGTGCACATTGCCTGGGCCACCGATGCAGTATGAAGATTCAGACGTAAGCATTTACTGATCTGCCTTTCTCTACAGAGTTAACTAAGGAAACTTTCAGTAAGTCTGAAACAGTAAGTTTAATGTTTCACAAGTGTCAGGACAGAGTCGGAACAAGTTCTTCAGAAGGGACCTTCTTAAGTGAATGGAAAATATGCAGAATACaggaaaaagcttttctcaAAGACTAAAACCATATGCCATAGTAAAGCATTTCAGTTACAAGATTCAGAAGTAATAACTACAGGACATGCTAAGAACAAAACATACCAAAGCGCTGGCAACCTTTTACAGTTCTAACATTGCATCTCTCCTAACACACTTGTTCTGCAGCAAGTTTCATAGCATAAAATTAAAgaatgacataaaaaaaaaaggggtaaGACAAGTTCAATGTTTGAGTGTTCAGAAAACAGTGAAGGGTTGGGTTGAGTGTTACAAATCTTGCTGTGCTCCCAAACAGCTGGCGTGCAGTGCTCACTGGTAGTGCCCTGGGGTAACTGGAAACTGCACCAGGCTCAATAATTTTGCTGCAGCTCCACTGCTGCTGGTGTCCGAGGTGCTCATTCCTGCAGATATCTGGGATCTGCAAACTATGCGGCACCTTCTGACTATAAAAATAGTTAAGGACTGCATTTATTGCT is a genomic window of Meleagris gallopavo isolate NT-WF06-2002-E0010 breed Aviagen turkey brand Nicholas breeding stock chromosome 1, Turkey_5.1, whole genome shotgun sequence containing:
- the MTERF2 gene encoding transcription termination factor 2, mitochondrial, whose protein sequence is MCFQSIVFPPCVQLHSMMLRGVAHSAKDTVTLLLARCHCSSPALNFLSLRPEVTNRSFLIHSRYTTDTKPREENKKTIEELHRLSVDIKKIRRGKEWVLLQEVAYVPEIARILREMGADEPAIASILERCPEAMLRSPAEVNSQRALWQLVCQKENQLIKLIEQFPDSFFTTGYHENQKANILFFQELGLKNNIITRFLTSAPNIFHNPAEKNKHVIETLQRNYLSLGGSDANMKIWILKLLSQNPFILLSTSSAIQENLEFLQKSDFTDHEVLQLLSKLKGFIFQLTPSTMQKSMLFSKNVFKCSDQEFKQLVLKCPALLYYSVPILEERLEGLLKEGISIAQIRETPMVLELTTQIVQYRIKKLSALGYNIKSGSLENLNGTKKDFEANYGKIQSKKERPMFNPVAPLNIED